A window from Dioscorea cayenensis subsp. rotundata cultivar TDr96_F1 chromosome 10, TDr96_F1_v2_PseudoChromosome.rev07_lg8_w22 25.fasta, whole genome shotgun sequence encodes these proteins:
- the LOC120270461 gene encoding transport inhibitor response 1-like protein Os04g0395600 has protein sequence MNYFPEEVLEHIFDFLTSDRDRNNVSTVCQAWYRIERYSRKHVFVGNCYAVRPERMAARFPRLRSLKVKGKHHFADFNLVPPGWGGFLHSWIETAARECPFLEELQLKRMVVLDESLELLAQSIPNLKSLVLISCEGFSTDGLAAIAAHCRVLRELDLLENEVEDRGSQWLSYFPESGTSLVTLNIACLKGEVNAGALERLVSRSPNLRSLRLNRAVSVETLAKILACAPQLVDLGTGSFMLTDRHSDAYHKLYGMFHKCNSLRSMSGFWNAAPHCLPALYPICSNFTVLNLSYAPTIDGSDLMKLIQQCSRLQKLWILDCIGDKGLEVVATTCRELQELRVFPSDPGGAIADVTEEGLVSISSGCKKLSSLLYFCFQMTNAALITVAKNCTRFTCFRLCILDPKKPDPVTDEPLDEGFGAIVRSNKDLRRLSVSGLLSDRVFMYIGKYAERLEMLSIAFAGETDMAMMHVLNGCKSLRKLEIMDSPFGDAALLQDVEKYETMRSLWMSSCDVTLAGCKTLAAKMPRLNVEIMNHRDGTDVDLDDTDKVDKLYVYRTMAGPRSDAPRFVLTL, from the exons ATGAACTACTTCCCGGAGGAGGTGCTGGAgcatatctttgatttccttacTTCAGACCGGGACCGGAATAATGTCTCCACAGTATGCCAGGCTTGGTATAGGATAGAACGTTATAGTCGGAAGCATGTTTTCGTTGGCAATTGTTATGCTGTGAGGCCAGAGCGGATGGCGGCAAGGTTCCCAAGATTGAGGTCACTCAAAGTGAAGGGAAAACACCATTTTGCTGATTTCAACTTGGTGCCTCCTGGTTGGGGTGGATTTTTACATTCATGGATTGAGACTGCTGCTCGAGAGTGCCCTTTCCTTGAAGAGCTTCAGTTGAAGAGGATGGTCGTCCTTGACGAGAGTCTTGAACTCCTTGCTCAATCTATACCCAACCTTAAGTCTTTGGTCCTGATCAGCTGTGAGGGGTTCAGCACAGATGGACTTGCTGCCATAGCTGCTCATTGCAG AGTTTTAAGGGAGCTGGACTTACTTGAGAATGAGGTGGAAGATCGTGGTTCTCAATGGCTCAGTTATTTCCCTGAATCTGGTACCTCTCTGGTTACCCTGAACATTGCCTGCTTGAAAGGGGAAGTGAATGCCGGGGCTTTGGAGAGGCTGGTTTCCAGATCTCCAAATCTCAGGAGTTTAAGGCTTAACCGTGCAGTGTCCGTGGAGACTCTTGCCAAAATTCTTGCTTGTGCCCCCCAATTGGTGGACCTTGGAACCGGTTCATTTATGCTTACAGACCGGCATTCTGATGCTTACCACAAGCTTTATGGCATGTTCCATAAGTGCAACTCTTTGAGGAGCATGTCAGGGTTTTGGAATGCGGCCCCTCACTGCCTGCCTGCTTTGTATCCCATCTGCTCAAACTTCACTGTTCTAAACTTGAGCTATGCTCCAACTATTGATGGCTCCGACCTTATGAAGCTGATTCAGCAATGCTCAAGACTCCAGAAGCTTTGG ATTCTGGATTGCATTGGAGACAAAGGATTGGAAGTTGTGGCGACAACTTGCAGGGAATTGCAGGAACTCAGGGTGTTCCCGAGTGATCCTGGTGGTGCCATTGCCGATGTGACAGAGGAAGGTCTGGTTTCTATATCTTCAGGCTGCAAGAAACTAAGCTCTCTGCTGTACTTCTGCTTCCAGATGACCAATGCCGCACTGATTACTGTTGCAAAGAACTGCACCCGTTTCACGTGCTTCAGATTATGCATTCTCGATCCGAAGAAACCTGATCCTGTGACTGATGAACCTTTGGATGAAGGCTTTGGAGCAATTGTCCGGTCAAACAAGGATCTCAGGCGGTTATCAGTTTCAGGTCTTCTCAGTGATCGAGTGTTCATGTACATTGGCAAGTACGCTGAACGCCTTGAGATGCTCTCAATTGCTTTTGCCGGTGAAACTGACATGGCAATGATGCACGTATTAAACGGGTGCAAAAGTCTGAGGAAGTTGGAGATCATGGACAGTCCGTTCGGTGATGCCGCACTCTTGCAAGACGTCGAGAAGTATGAAACAATGCGATCCCTTTGGATGTCATCCTGCGACGTTACATTGGCAGGCTGCAAGACACTTGCAGCAAAAATGCCGAGGTTGAATGTGGAGATCATGAACCACAGGGATGGAACGGATGTCGATCTCGATGACACTGATAAGGTCGATAAATTGTACGTGTATCGGACGATGGCCGGACCCCGGAGTGATGCGCCGCGTTTTGTCTTGACACTATAG
- the LOC120270141 gene encoding histone H2A.Z-specific chaperone chz1-like — MAENSDEPQTLAPQEALSHPLKRKADLDSVEEFEADCKDKLPKLDSSPGAGLDDNGVEKFGPESEEVIAEVVDRKGKGKAVVEDEDDDDGDDSSSESSADGTMGDEDDSDFDDDPLAEVDLDNILPSRTRRRAPPPPGAYLVTDQDGDDDDDDDEVEGVEE; from the coding sequence ATGGCGGAGAACTCCGACGAGCCCCAAACCCTAGCCCCTCAAGAGGCCCTCTCCCACCCCCTCAAGCGCAAGGCCGATCTCGACTCTGTCGAAGAATTCGAAGCTGACTGCAAGGACAAGCTCCCGAAGCTCGATTCCTCTCCCGGTGCTGGACTTGATGACAATGGCGTTGAGAAATTCGGACCGGAATCGGAGGAAGTGATCGCTGAAGTGGTTGATAGGAAGGGGAAGGGGAAAGCAGTGGTCGAGGATGAAGacgatgatgatggtgatgatagtAGTAGTGAGAGTAGTGCGGATGGTACCATGGGAGATGAGGATGATAGTGATTTCGATGATGATCCGCTGGCGGAGGTCGATCTCGATAATATCTTGCCGTCAAGGACTCGACGAAGGGCGCCGCCGCCGCCTGGTGCGTATCTCGTCACTGATCAAGATGGAgacgatgacgatgatgatgatgaagtcgAGGGTGTTGAGGAGTAG
- the LOC120270137 gene encoding protein TIFY 9: protein MEEGPVELDFFALEKKEPIPMASRSSVRGLQAAISRMNPNILRSVIASASIPSSPPASESPAGTARLTIFYNGTVAVFDVPHDKAEMIIRMAGEGNAAGVLEDGDLPHARRISLRRFLEKRKERLTAAVPYASKLGAQSLDHLTY, encoded by the exons ATGGAGGAAGGCCCAGTGGAGCTCGATTTCTTTGCATTGGAGAAGAAGGAACCAATCCCTATGGCTTCCCGTAGCTCCGTTCGTGGTCTCCAGGCCGCGATCTCTCGAATGAACCCTAATATCCTCCGATCCGTCATCGCCTCAGCTTCGATCCCTTCTTCTCC GCCAGCATCGGAGAGCCCTGCCGGCACAGCTCGGTTGACGATCTTCTACAATGGTACTGTCGCCGTGTTTGATGTTCCGCATGATAag GCGGAGATGATAATTAGAATGGCGGGTGAGGGAAATGCTGCTGGGGTTCTGGAGGATGGAG ATCTTCCACATGCCCGGAGAATTTCTCTGCGACGCTTCCTTGAGAAGCGGAAGGAAAG aTTGACTGCTGCTGTTCCATATGCAAGCAAACTGGGCGCCCAATCCCTTGACCATCTCACCTATTAA